GAACTCCCCTCCGCTTCCTCGCGGTGTGCTCGCGCCCAACCTCACCCCGTTCGAGGATGACGGGCGCATCGCCGAAACGCTATACGTCGAGCACGCGAAGCGTCTGCTCGATGAAGGGTGTGCCGGGCTGATTCCGTTCGGGACGACGGGGGAAGCCGCTTCCGTAGGGAATGATGAGCGGATACGGATGCTCGACCGGCTCGTCGAAGCGGGCATTCCGGCGAGCCGTCTAATGCCGGGTACCGGGTTGACGAGTCTCCTCGACACGGTCCGGCTCACGCGGCACGCAGTGGAAGCGGGCTGCTTGGGCGTGCTCGTCCTGCCGCCGTTCTACTACAAAGCGGTGTCGGACGACGGGCTCTTCGCGTACTTCGCGCGGCTCATCGAGGACGTGGGTGAAGGAGCGCTCCGCATCGTGCTGTACCACATCCCGCAGGTGGCGGGCGTGGGGCTTTCCGTGCCGCTCGTGCGACGATTGCGCGAGGCGTTCCCCGAAACCGTGGTCGGGATCAAGGACTCGTCGGGCGACTGGGCGAACACGTCGGCGCTGTTGGAGATCGAGGGGCTAAGCGTATATCCCGGCACCGAACTACTGATGCCGCAGGCGCTCGCCGCGGGGAGCCCCGGCTGCATCACGGCCACGGCGAACGTCAACGCCGCAGCCCTCGCTCGGCTGGCCCAACTGATCTACGACGACCCCGGGACGGTCACGGGT
This genomic interval from Rhodothermales bacterium contains the following:
- a CDS encoding dihydrodipicolinate synthase family protein; the protein is MLAPNLTPFEDDGRIAETLYVEHAKRLLDEGCAGLIPFGTTGEAASVGNDERIRMLDRLVEAGIPASRLMPGTGLTSLLDTVRLTRHAVEAGCLGVLVLPPFYYKAVSDDGLFAYFARLIEDVGEGALRIVLYHIPQVAGVGLSVPLVRRLREAFPETVVGIKDSSGDWANTSALLEIEGLSVYPGTELLMPQALAAGSPGCITATANVNAAALARLAQLIYDDPGTVTGAFEPVRQVRLAVQQHPPISALKAILAHRTGDDRWRNARPPLVPLSNDQRAALERRSC